A genomic window from Megalobrama amblycephala isolate DHTTF-2021 linkage group LG2, ASM1881202v1, whole genome shotgun sequence includes:
- the LOC125263017 gene encoding rootletin-like isoform X1, whose protein sequence is MMVSIVVFCCSFRSVNESQRLEESVLSEEKRLTVRGSSPDEPASSLPARVREIVSRNLSDSAGGMSSGLSVQEENRVLQAELSRVEDLLAHSRAERDELAIKYSAISERLEQALRLETAEDGRDSPDSRSLAQQNVDLRRRLDEEQAAYKRKLTAYQEGQQRQAQLVQKLQAKVLQYKKKCGDLEQMLLEKSNGGSNGHRRDDDEPSSELESALIRLEEEQQRSSGLSAVNAMLREQLEQAGLANEALSQDIRRLTADWTKAREELEQRESDWRREEESFHSYFSSEHSRLLALWRQVVGFRRHVCELKSATERDLSEARNELACAAQSVQLQCVSACATLRSREDGSAQLLERETGQRLQLEQQLRDTVTEMMTLQAKSDSERAELNTRLVDAVRELERLKARVEDREQEVTALNRKLQDQRSLEETEVHSLRTHTAALQNTLRDITQLVFSDSDGVDGNTEESLLPLLRSSSSSSSSLPIIPDSCLSALRSTLNNRQIQLQELRERLQSAQASVQQLRRQQTEAESSRREAELRAQTLQGERDEAQRERETAVRERDRLRQERDALSSEKDGAGKAAQAAQTQAQLLQLECERLQLSASSAQREREHEREERDAAALERERARAETDRIQQLWDESECRASALRAELAALRESLQQGATDRQLMEAENRQLSDALGRSESSRAELSLTVTKLHSEESSLRDSLAKMSAINESLAQDKSDLNSLIVQLEEEKNALLSQRREAQQEKLTIRDELVRSEQDRLELDSVRLALHQSLQESELARAGLEAELQSLQADRVKLQDRITQLIGEMGVLEAELGSIRGEGDRQSAALEEVGRGRAELVRERAGLLVQLTASERENAALTEEIATFRSEREALETSLYELQQQINQIESRREQLDSENQNLRLRTDSTTAELKRLRAERETVLSQSEKEKDALRDALAAAQHEAQRALRTALSDHQEELERLTNQKEALRCSLEAEQEGALRRVRGHLEEQMTRLEKERDELQEELRSLQRDRDQSLLQAETDKQQALSMKEAEKALLSEKVSALQAELSTAALELERLSRETALLRDQERAAVASLNAELQELRSQLQDAASAHGRELRRLQENCADQQTRADTALRELEECRALLSSSEESRDSARRDLLEMDKRLCQIREAGEGHRRDGAELRRSLSDVIKERDALSQSNAQLREALKAAESERISVKRACEEEQQKASLLEESLASAQKEVSDLRSCLREVERSRLDARRELQELRRQVKVLDAECEQKAKQTAELQTRLSAEDQKDEERARELISLKQRLADTETSRTSLQKELASLQRRLSESELCWRSRERELTSQLQEARGCEKKLQDEARNLSVRAQSTSDASAQLQLELSEAQGRLAATEAELSRAEAGRRDLEFRLCSLQSALTRTLGIGASGRSSSRGRSPVGSSPSSLTSGMMSRHRSVSPLHCSLSPPKDVAGNVTPDNTIVLRPLSPERTDAPLPVALPELDPETLRSGLRDFLQELREAQRGRDEARGQLGSMQRELEEMTTERDSAHQRLIQLHTTLQECQEDKRAVDGKLLSAQALLHQQDESLRRGERERRALNERIKELERLSLNAEAERKRVEEQCSKLRAGEARLEAERRRLREALEAAEGRGTRVELGRRSLEGELQRLRLSLAEREMEIQTAHDRHESAVKQVAEGESRISSLQREVDRLTALLSKAQDGESVQKERALALSQSLQEVTAAHSATQGRLAALQKTLGQAESERRQLQERVDGLRASSSDGKRNIATLTERVQTLQSELSQSQLRRSEMETELHNTQEALRQRADSLTEAQRSLQSAQTERASAEERLRSLQRAVALLETEKRDAERQAVRLEKDKAALRNTLDKVERQKLKTEESSMRLCAEKGRLDRSLNTVEQELQDAQRQIVLLQEELCGVKPKIALCLVSKNRSCLCVLRFVETQLTWCWGLLWFLLLLWLQWVFIGSSFGLCEVCVVFHACCMFQAQLAELEQSHSASEQSARLREDAQREAERLRVSQREAERTLAARERAHRQRVKGLEEQVSTLKEQLQHEIRRRTPSLPS, encoded by the exons ATGATGGTTTCCATAGTTGTGTTTTGTTGTAGTTTCAGGAGTGTGAATGAGAGCCAG aggtTGGAGGAGAGCGTTCTGTCTGAAGAAAAGCGGCTGACGGTTCGAGGATCTTCTCCAGATGAACCCGCGTCCAGTTTACCGGCCCGCGTGCGCGAGATCGTCTCCAGAAACCTGAGCGACAGCG caGGAGGCATGTCGTCGGGTCTGTCGGTCCAGGAGGAGAACCGGGTTCTGCAGGCAGAACTGAGTCGTGTGGAGGATCTTCTGGCTCACAGTCGAGCAGAACGAGATGAACTGGCCATCAAATACAGCGCCATCAGCGAGAGA CTGGAGCAGGCGCTGCGGCTGGAGACGGCCGAGGACGGGCGGGACTCTCCTGACTCTCGCAGTCTGGCGCAGCAGAACGTGGATCTGCGCAGACGGCTGGACGAGGAGCAGGCGGCGTATAAGCGCAAGCTCACGGCGTATCAGGAGGGGCAGCAGAGACAAGCGCAGCTCGTACAGAAACTACAGGCCAAG GTCCTGCAGTATAAGAAGAAGTGTGGAGATCTGGAGCAGATGCTGCTGGAGAAATCTAAC GGCGGCAGTAACGGCCACCGGCGCGACGACGACGAGCCCAGCAGCGAGCTGGAGAGCGCCCTCATCCGCCTGGAGGAGGAACAGCAGAG GAGCAGCGGTCTGTCGGCGGTCAACGCTATGCTGCGAGAGCAGCTGGAACAGGCCGGACTGGCCAATGAAGCGCTCAGCCAGGACATCCGCAGACTCACTGCTGATTGGACCAAAGCGAGGGAGGAGCTGGAGCAGAGGGAGTCTGATTGGAGGAGAGAGGAGGAG TCTTTCCACAGCTACTTCAGCAGCGAGCACAGCCGTCTGCTGGCGCTCTGGAGGCAGGTGGTGGGCTTCCGCAGGCACGTCTGCGAGCTGAAGAGCGCCACCGAGAG GGATCTGTCCGAGGCGCGTAACGAGCTGGCGTGTGCGGCGCAGAGCGTGCAGCTGCAGTGTGTGAGCGCCTGCGCGACTCTGCGCAGCCGTGAGGATGGGTCTGCGCAGCTGCTGGAGAGAGAGACGGGCCAGCGGCTGCAGCTGGAGCAGCAGTTGAGAGATACGGTGACGGAGATGATGACGCTACAGGCCAAGAGTGACTCGGAGAGGGCCGAGCTCAACACACG gctGGTGGATGCAGTGAGAGAGCTGGAGCGTCTCAAAGCGCGTGTGGAGGACAGAGAACAGGAAGTCACAGCACTCAACAGGAAACTGCAG GATCAGAGGAGCCTTGAGGAAACTGAAGTTCATTCACTCAGGACACACACCGCAGCGCTGCAGAACACACTCAGAGACATCACACAG ctggTGTTCTCTGACAGTGACGGTGTGGACGGAAACACTGAAGAGTCTCTGCTGCCACTGCTGCGctcttcatcatcatcctcatcatcactACCCATCATCCCTGACAGCTGTCTGTCTGCACTGCGCTCCACtctgaacaacagacagatccAGCTGCAGGAGCTGCGTGAGCGTCTGCAGTCCGCGCAGGCGTCGGTCCAGCAGCTGCGCAGGCAGCAGACGGAGGCGGAGTCGAGCCGGCGGGAGGCGGAGCTCCGTGCGCAGACGCTGCAGGGAGAGAGAGACGAggctcagagagagagagagaccgctgtgagagagagagaccgacTGCGACAGGAGAGAGACGCGCTGAGCAG TGAGAAGGACGGCGCGGGTAAAGCGGCGCAGGCGGCGCAGACGCAGGCGCAGCTGCTGCAGCTGGAGTGCGAGAGGCTGCAGCTGTCTGCGTCGTCTGCGCAGAGAGAGCGAGAGCACGAGCGAGAGGAGAGAGACGCCGCCGCGCTGGAGAGAGAACGAGCACGAGCAGAGACGGACAGAAT tcagCAGCTGTGGGACGAGTCCGAGTGTCGTGCCTCTGCGCTGCGAGCCGAACTGGCGGCGCTGAGAGAGTCTCTCCAGCAGGGGGCGACAGACCGACAGCTGATGGAGGCCGAGAACCGACAGCTGAGCGACGCACTCGGCCGG AGCGAGAGCAGTCGCGCCGAACTCTCGCTAACGGTCACGAAGCTTCACTCGGAGGAGTCGTCACTCCGAGATTCTCTCGCTAAGATGAGCGCCATCAACGAGAGTCTCGCGCAGGACAAATCTGACCTCAACAGCCTCATCGTTCAg ctggaGGAGGAAAAGAATGCGCTGCTGTCTCAGCGAAGAGAAGCGCAACAAGAGAAGCTGACCATCAGAGACGAGCTCGTCCGCTCTGAGCAGGACCGGCTGGAGCTGGACTCTGTCCGTCTCGCTCTCCACCAATCACTGCAGGAGTCTGAGCTGGCCAGGGCGGGGCTGGAGGCGGAGCTTCAGTCACTGCAGGCAGACAGAGTCAAACTGCAAGACAGAATTACACAg ctgATTGGTGAGATGGGCGTTCTGGAGGCGGAGCTTGGTTCTATCCGCGGTGAAGGCGACAGGCAGAGCGCCGCTCTGGAGGAGGTGGGGCGTGGGAGGGCGGAGCTAGTGCGAGAGAGGGCGGGGCTTCTGGTTCAGCTGACGGcgtcagagagagagaacgcCGCCCTGACTGAGGAGATCGCCACCTTCAG gtCGGAGAGGGAGGCTCTGGAGACGAGTCTTTACGAGCTGCAGCAGCAGATAAATCAAATCGAGTCTCGCCGTGAACAGCTGGACTCGGAGAACCAGAACCTGAGATTACGTACCGACAGCACAACAG CGGAGCTGAAGCGTTTGCGCGCGGAGAGAGAGACAGTTCTGTCTCAgagtgagaaagagaaagaTGCGCTGAGAGACGCGCTCGCGGCCGCTCAACATGAAGCACAGCGAGCTCTGCGCACGGCCCTGTCCGACCACCAGGAGGAGCTGGAgagactgaccaatcagaag GAGGCGCTGCGCTGCAGTCTGGAGGCCGAACAGGAGGGGGCGCTGCGGCGGGTCCGCGGACACCTGGAGGAGCAGATGACCCGGCTTGAGAAAGAGCGAGATGAACTTCAGGAAGAGCTTCGTTCCCTGCAGCGCGACAGAGACCAGAGTCTGTTACAGGCGGAGACGGACAAACAGCAG GCGCTGTCCATGAAGGAGGCCGAGAAGGCGCTTCTGTCGGAGAAGGTGAGCGCCCTACAGGCGGAGCTGAGCACTGCAGCACTGGAGCTGGAGAGACTGAGCCGAGAGACGGCGCTCCTCAGAGACCAGGAGCGG GCTGCAGTCGCATCTCTAAACGCTGAACTGCAGGAACTGCGCAGTCAACTGCAGGACGCAGCCAGTGCACACGGCCGTGAGCTGCGCAGACTGCAGGAGAACTGCGCTGACCAGCAGACGCGAGCAGACACAGCGCTCAGAGAG TTGGAGGAGTGTCGCGCGCTGCTGTCGTCCAGCGAGGAGAGCCGGGACAGCGCCAGGAGAGATCTTCTGGAGATGGACAAGCGTTTGTGTCAGATACGGGAGGCAGGGGAGGGGCATAGGCGAGATGGGGCGGAGCTACGGCGCTCTCTCAGTGATGTCATCAAGGAGAGGGACGCTCTCAGCCAATCCAACGCGCAGCTGAGGGAAGCCCTGAAAGCGGCAGAGAGTGAGAGAATCAG CGTGAAGCGCGCGTGTGAGGAGGAGCAGCAGAAAGCGTCTCTGCTGGAGGAGAGTCTGGCGTCTGCTCAGAAGGAGGTGTCAGATCTGCGCAGCTGTCTGCGCGAGGTGGAGAGATCCAGACTGGATGCGCGTAGGGAGCTGCAGGAGCTGCGCAGACAG GTGAAAGTTCTAGACGCCGAGTGTGAGCAGAAGGCCAAGCAGACGGCTGAACTGCAGACGCGTCTGTCTGCGGAGGACCAGAAGGATGAGGAGCGAGCGAGAGAACTGATCTCGCTCAAACAGAGACTCGCCGACACGGAAACTAGCAGAACCTCTCTTCAGAAAGAG CTGGCTTCTCTACAGAGGCGTCTGAGCGAGAGCGAGTTGTGTTGGCGCAGTCGTGAGCGAGAGTTGACGTCTCAGCTACAGGAAGCTCGAGGCTGTGAGAAGAAGCTTCAAGACGAGGCGCGTAACCTCTCCGTTCGTGCTCAGTCGACCTCTGATGCGTCTGCGCAGTTGCAGCTGGAGCTGAGTGAGGCACAGGGCCGTCTGGCTGCGACGGAGGCAGAGTTATCACGTGCGGAGGCGGGGCGCAGGGATCTGGAGTTCAGGCTGTGCAGCCTGCAGTCGGCGCTCACACGTACACTGGGCATTGGGGCCAGTGGGCGGAGCAGCAGCAGGGGGCGGAGCCCAGTAGGCTCCTCCCCTTCCTCTCTGACCTCTGGGATGATGTCTCGCCATAGGAGCGTGTCTCCGCTGCACTGCTCGCTATCGCCACCCAAag ATGTGGCAGGTAACGTCACGCCAGATAACACCATCGTGCTGCGGCCGCTGTCTCCAGAGAGGACAGACGCCCCGCTGCCCGTCGCCCTGCCTGAGCTGGACCCGGAAACCCTGCGCAGCGGCCTCAGAGACTTCCTGCAGGAACTGCGAGAGGCTCAGAGAGGCCGA GACGAGGCTCGGGGTCAACTGGGGTCAATGCAGAGAGAATTAGAGGAAATGACCACagagagagactccgcccaccaGCGCCTCATTCAGCTACACACCACACTACAGGAGTGCCAGGAGG ATAAGCGTGCTGTGGATGGAAAACTGTTGTCGGCTCAAGCTCTGCTGCATCAGCAGGATGAGTCCCTgcggagaggagagagagagcgacGAGCGTTAAACGAGCGAATCAAAGAGCTGGAGAGACTTTCACTGAACGCCGAGGCTGAGCGCAAGCGCGTGGAG GAGCAGTGCAGTAAGCTGCGCGCTGGCGAGGCGCGTTTGGAGGCGGAGCGTCGGCGGCTGCGTGAGGCTCTGGAGGCGGCCGAGGGGCGGGGCACAcgggtggagctggggaggcGGAGTCTCGAGGGAGAGCTGCAGAGACTGAGACTGAGTCTGGccgagagagagatggagatcCAGACGGCTCACGACCGTCACGAGAGCGCCGTCAAACAG GTGGCAGAGGGCGAATCTCGCATCTCGTCTCTTCAGCGGGAGGTGGACAGACTGACGGCATTGCTGTCTAAAGCTCAGGACGGAGAGAGCGTTCAGAAAGAGCGAGCGCTCGCTCTCTCCCAGAGCCTGCAGGAAGTCACCGCCGCCCACAGCGCCACCCAAGGGCGTCTCGCTGCGCTGCAGAAGACGCTGGGACAGGCTGAGAGCGAGCGCAGACAGCTGCAG GAGCGCGTGGACGGACTCAGAGCGTCCTCGTCGGACGGGAAGCGAAACATCGCCACCCTCACGGAGCGCGTGCAGACGCTGCAGTCGGAATTGAGCCAGAGTCAGCTGCGCAGATCTGAGATGGAGACAGAGCTGCACAACACACAGGAG GCTCTGCGACAGAGGGCCGACAGTCTGACCGAGGCCCAGCGCAGTTTGCAGTCTGCGCAGACAGAGCGAGCGTCTGCAGAGGAGCGTCTGCGCAGCCTGCAGCGAGCCGTGGCCCTATTGGAGACCGAGAAGAGAGATGCAGAGAGACAGGCCGTCCGGCTGGAGAAAGACAAGGCCGCGCTGAGAAACACGCTGGATAAG GTGGAGCGTCAGAAGCTGAAGACGGAGGAGAGCAGCATGCGTCTGTGTGCGGAAAAAGGCCGCCTGGATCGTTCGCTCAACACCGTCGAACAGGAGCTGCAGGACGCGCAGAGACAGATCGTGCTGCTGCAG GAAGAGTTGTGCGGCGTGAAACCGAAGATTGCGCTGTGTCTGGTGAGTAAGAACCGgtcatgtttgtgtgttttgcgCTTTGTAGAAACACAGTTGACATGGTGTTGGGGGTTGCTATGGTTTCtgctgttgctatggttacagTGGGTGTTCATTGGTAGTAGTTTTGGACTGTGTgaagtgtgtgttgtgtttcaTGCGTGTTGCATGTTTCAGGCTCAGCTGGCCGAGCTGGAGCAGAGTCACAGCGCCAGTGAGCAGTCGGCCCGTCTGCGTGAGGACGCCCAGCGGGAGGCCGAGAGACTGCGCGTCAGTCAGAGAGAGGCCGAGCGAACGTTGGCCGCGCGCGAGAGAGCTCACCGGCAGCGCGTCAAGGGTCTGGAGGAGCAGGTGTCCACGCTGAAGGAGCAGCTGCAGCACGAGATACGCCGCAGAACGCCGTCGCTGCCGAGCTGA